A genomic region of Phragmites australis chromosome 2, lpPhrAust1.1, whole genome shotgun sequence contains the following coding sequences:
- the LOC133908254 gene encoding uncharacterized protein LOC133908254 — protein MEVKGSETEGCYRAKIEITLYFVALHTLLMSSKAPSSLMIRCFINGFSFVDAGNLGPCGSFKDRRVLKDISNGVVENKDEVVKEIRQSFTRDDGQKLHTSRRSKRLHGKPTGNQDLDGRDTDDGIFENSCSSYDVEERKLVTKRRSKRLRVKYTSEYANGDATEDKDIWQSSDDDRDSLVPRRRSKRFGPKLRTRTIPSDDEDDIEAVYYHRKVIPCRRMSKRLHDKRKADHISDESRVEASSPMLSASSSSDNELLCNFVKARPRTSGPICSICKSGTASSHLIRCQNSNCSVRFHTFCQDPPLQDTSGTCECPLCKINQVSLARATEEHPIKKIQKIVGNRMLAIQELGFEYQFLVKWHSLSHHHDCWVPLEWLQVFDRLRVQSYLKKNTLLKEEYSEDHRKPEWFEVDRAIACRRKFGSDGTCDILTAFHDNKDFEEYEFLVKWKGLDYCEATWEACCTEGVQDAVSMLVERHQDTLKRIDCVSPICLEAVVPEDVHSGALYDYQLQGLQWIFDNFKSRRNIILADEMGLGKTVQVVCFLNHIIKGSFTTFPALVLAPKSILLQWEKEFGRWGSNLNVIIYQGDKESRKCIQAHEMYSSQGKILFDALVTSYEFVQIDKAVLQKFKWSTIVIDEAHRMKKLDCNLATCLKRYSSEFRLLLTGTPLQNNMLELFSLLHYIDSDEFSDPKADGLFAPIESGKVLTMDEKIARIHDILKPRMLRRMKSDVLTDSMPTKKWVEVPCALTDSQRELYIDILERNYSKLNGAIKNGKKLALNNILMQLRKCCNHPYLFQGQETKQQAEDIFLSLVAASGKLQLLHKLLPRLKERGNRVLIFSQMTMMLDILEDFLFYLGYKYARIDGQTSLSARQESIKEYNRAESETFIFLMSTRAGGLGVDLPGADRVIIYDPDFNPFMDLQAQSRAHRIGQTRPVVVYQLITKCSVEEKILQKSKQKLAIENILMNSSKKPNADELQSVLLHGAKAIIDRKKISATSINFDDEAIENLLKLDPSSEEKCSTDDNGYLGSIVSFAHGGEDEEPGSPNVQDLIVYKPATPKVDLGRGKRQRRAVNYADAIENSDSDDMYAPEDSSSSSSSSDNDSEEPDRVIPAPIVTAPVIPALEAPNGSSSRSSSSDDEQPDRAIPAPEAPKGSSSSSSSSSDDEPDSLTLASEAPRGSSSSSSSSDDDDSCTRT, from the exons ATGGAGGTCAAGGGGAGTGAAACCGAAGGTTGCTATCGGGCAAAAATTGAGATCACTCTGTATTTTGTTGCATTGCATACTTTGTTGATGTCATCCAAGGCTCCAAGCAGTTTGATGATTCGGTGTTTCATTAATGGTTTCTCTTTTGTAGATGCTGGAAACTTAGGTCCCTGTGGGAGTTTTAAGGACCGCCGTGTACTAAAGGATATTTCCAATGGTGTGGTAGAGAACAAGGATGAGGTTGTGAAGGAGATCAGACAGAGTTTCACCAGGGATG ATGGCCAAAAATTGCATACGAGCAGAAGATCCAAGCGCCTACATGGCAAACCAACCGGAAATCAAGACTTGGATGGCAGGGATACCGATGATGGCATATTTGAGAACAGCTGTAGTAGCTACGACGTTG AGGAGAGAAAGTTAGTTACAAAAAGAAGGTCAAAGCGTCTCAGAGTGAAATATACATCTGAATATGCCAATGGTGATGCGACTGAAGATAAAGATATATGGCAGAGCTCTGATGATG ATCGTGACAGTTTGGTCCCCCGCCGAAGATCAAAGCGCTTTGGACCCAAATTGAGAACTCGAACTATTCCAAGTGACGACGAAGATGACATTGAAGCTGTTTATT ATCACAGGAAGGTAATTCCATGTAGAAGAATGTCAAAGCGACTACATGATAAACGTAAAGCGGATCACATTTCTGAT GAGAGCCGTGTTGAAGCTTCTTCACCTATGCTATCAGCATCTTCATCTTCAG ATAATGAGTTATTGTGCAACTTTGTGAAAGCTAGACCAAGAACTTCCGGACCAATTTGCTCGATTTGTAAG AGTGGAACTGCCAGCTCTCATCTCATTCGATGCCAGAATTCTAATTGTTCAGTCCGCTTCCACACTTTCTGTCAAGATCCTCCATTACAAGATACTAGCGGAACCTGTGAATGTCCTTTGTGCAAAATCAATCAAGTTTCCTTGGCCAGGGCAACAGAAGAGCATCCGATAAAAAAGATACAAAAAATTGTAGGTAACAGAATGCTGGCTATTCAGGAATTGGGTTTCGAATATCAATTCCTCGTAAAATGGCATTCACTTTCTCATCATCATGACTGCTGG GTTCCACTTGAATGGCTTCAAGTTTTTGATCGCCTAAGAGTACAGAGTTATCTGAAGAAGAACAC CTTGCTTAAGGAAGAATATTCAGAGGATCATCGGAAACCTGAATGGTTTGAAGTAGATCGTGCCATTGCTTGTCGGAGGAAGTTTGGGTCTGATGGTACATGTGACATCTTGACTGCTTTTCATGATAATAAAGACTTTGAGGAATATGAGTTCCTTGTGAAGTGGAAAGGCCTTGATTATTGTGAGGCTACATGGGAGGCCTGTTGTACGGAAGGTGTGCAGGATGCTGTTTCCATGCTTGTCGAAAGACATCAAGATACTTTGAAAAGAATTGATTGTGTCAGCCCAATATGCCTTGAGGCGGTGGTTCCGGAAGATGTCCACAGTGGTGCTTTATATGACTACCAGCTTCAAGGTTTGCAATGGATATTTGATAACTTCAAAAGTAGGAGGAACATTATTCTTGCTG ATGAAATGGGTCTTGGCAAAACTGTGCAAGTTGTTTGCTTTCTCAATCATATAATCAAGGGAAGTTTCACAACATTTCCGGCACTGGTTCTTGCTCCTAAGAGCATCCTATTGCAATGGGAAAAG GAATTTGGTCGCTGGGGAAGCAATCTTAACGTTATTATCTATCAAGGAGACAAGGAATCTAGGAAGTGTATTCAAGCTCATGAAATGTACTCGTCTCAAGGAAAGATTTTATTTGATGCTCTCGTTACAAGCTATGAATTTGTCCAAATTGATAAAGCAGTTTTACAGAAGTTTAAGTGGTCTACAATTGTCA TTGATGAAGCTCACAGAATGAAGAAGCTTGACTGTAACCTTGCAACTTGCCTAAAGCGATACAGTTCTGAGTTTCGCTTGCTGCTGACA GGAACGCCGTTGCAGAATAACATGCTGGAACTATTTTCATTGCTTCATTATATTGATTCAGATGAGTTTTCTGACCCCAAGGCTGATGGTCTGTTTGCACCCATTGAATCTGGAAAGGTGTTGACCATGGACGAGAAAATTGCTCGGATCCATGATATATTAAAGCCTAG GATGTTGAGGAGAATGAAATCTGATGTTCTAACAGATTCCATGCCTACAAAGAAGTGGGTAGAAGTTCCATGTGCACTAACAGATTCCCAGAGAGAACTTTATATTGATATTTTAGAGAGGAACTATTCAAAGTTGAATGGTGCTATTAAGAACG GGAAGAAGCTTGCTCTGAACAACATACTTATGCAACTGAGAAAATGCTGCAATCACCCT TATCTATTTCAAGGACAGGAAACTAAACAGCAAGCAGAAGATATTTTCCTTTCACTTGTTGCTGCATCAGGGAAGCTTCAACTGTTACATAAG TTGCTTCCAAGATTGAAAGAAAGGGGAAATCGTGTACTGATCTTCTCACAAATGACCATGATGCTTGATATTCTTGaggattttcttttttaccTGGGTTACAAATATGCGCG CATTGATGGACAgacatcactctcagcaagacaGGAAAGCATAAAAGAATACAACAGAGCTGAAAGCGAAACATTCATTTTCTTGATGTCAACTCGTGCTGGTGGTCTTGGCGTTGACCTT CCTGGTGCTGATAGAGTAATTATATACG ATCCTGATTTCAACCCATTTATGGACTTGCAAGCACAATCCAGGGCCCACCGGATTGGGCAGACCCGACCAGTAGTTGTTTACCAGCTCATTACCAAGTGTTCTGTTGAAGAGAAGATACTGCAGAAGTCTAAGCAGAAGTTGGCTATTGAGAATATCTTAATGAACTCTTCCAAGAAGCCAAATGCAGATGAGTTGCAATCTGTACTACTCCATGGAGCCAAGGCAATTATTGACAGGAAAAAGATCAGTGCCACTTCAATCAACTTTGACGACGAAGCCATCGAGAATCTCCTAAAGTTAGACCCTAGTTCTGAAGAGAAGTGCTCTACAGATGATAACGGTTACCTTGGGAGCATTGTGAGCTTTGCGCATGGCGGGGAAGATGAAGAGCCTGGATCCCCCAACGTCCAGGATCTGATAGTTTATAAGCCTGCTACCCCCAAGGTGGATCTTGGCCGTGGTAAGAGGCAGAGGAGAGCCGTGAACTATGCTGATGCGATTGAGAACTCGGATAGCGATGATATGTATGCTCCAGAGGATTCCTCATCAAGTAGCAGCTCTTCTGACAACGATAGTGAAGAGCCAGACCGCGTAATTCCTGCACCCATAGTTACTGCACCTGTAATTCCTGCACTCGAAGCTCCTAATGGTTCATCATCAAGAAGCAGCTCTTCTGATGATGAGCAGCCTGATCGCGCAATTCCTGCTCCTGAAGCTCCAAAGGGTTCCTCATCAAGTAGCAGCTCATCTTCTGACGATGAGCCAGACAGCCTAACTCTTGCATCTGAAGCTCCAAGGGGTTCCTCGTCAAGTAGCAGCTCTTCTGATGACGATGACTCATGCACCCGAACCTGA